The following proteins come from a genomic window of Gallus gallus isolate bGalGal1 chromosome 22, bGalGal1.mat.broiler.GRCg7b, whole genome shotgun sequence:
- the TACC1 gene encoding transforming acidic coiled-coil-containing protein 1 isoform X6 produces MGRGLSGHGELQGGEQRPEEEAQPEVGAPPSDTGTESGPEDPAVTQPPAEARPPAPHVGTAGCEQVMSGGDAADAGVRLTEPEGDALAQESSPCQLQKGKLPSQGSKGGESTESAPSEEPSLPPASDPEQYIEANSSVMAEGCMLQSCPPDPHCLPLSEPGGDPGSQPPEQLPKAEVDATEGGDGVETRRASPRKASRIPASKLTPKRHRRPMEDTEKGLQGPPRASPAPWDSPELGSFGSSSSLQHSPALPKGSYQFDPNNFDSVDPFKPTKTLSSSTTYCCPAADNSLNEILESQTLEDELERSRGSPQKAKSRLITTTEQVKFLCFLLSGCKVKQYETPALVLDGCAQDEGTLISEIPGIATRDGHATDEEKLASTTCTQKAAGLEKKGEPEDDLEYFECSNVPVPAVKPGVEAGLEKELSKHTDKDGSVAFPGHPGLCLADKPPPAITSGSRSDSPLDSICLNASEKAAVLTLIREEIITKEIEANEWKKKYEESRQEVLEMRKIVAEYEKTIAQMIEDEQRTNMTSQKNLQQLTMEKDQALADLNSVERSLSDLFRRYENLKGVLEGFKKNEEALKKCAQDYLNRVKQEEQRYQALKVHAEEKLDKANEEIAQVRTKAKAESAALHAGLRKEQMKVESLERALQQKNQEIEELTKICDELIAKLGRAD; encoded by the exons ATGGGGAGAG gGCTCAGCGGccatggggagctgcagggaggggagcagcGCCCCGAAGAGGAGGCTCAGCCCGAGGTCGGGGCCCCTCCGTCCGACACGGGGACAGAAAGCGGCCCTGAAGACCCGGCTGTGACGCAGCCGCCGGCTGAAGCCCGGCCACCGGCGCCCCATGTGGGCACAGCCGGGTGTGAGCAGGTCATGTCGGGAGGGGACGCGGCTGATGCTGGTGTGAGGCTGACAGAGCCAGAAGGGGATGCTCTGGCACAGGAGAGCTCACCCTGTCAGCTCCAGAAGGGAAAGCTGCCTTCCCAAGGGAGCAAAGGAGGGGAAAGCACGGAGTCTGCCCCCAGCGAGGAGCCTTCATTGCCCCCGGCCTCAGACCCTGAGCAGTACATCGAGGCCAACAGTTCTGTCATGGCAGAGGgctgcatgctgcagagctgcccgccggacccccattgcctcccactGAGTGAGCCTGGGGGGGACCCGGGTTCCCAGcccccagagcagctcccaaAAGCTGAAGTCGATGCCACAGAAGGTGGGGATGGTGTGGAGACACGAAGAGCCTCACCAAGGAAGGCCAGCAGGATCCCGGCCAGCAAGCTGACTCCAAAGAGGCACAGGAGGCCCATGGAGGACACAGAGAAAGGTCTCCAGGGCCCCCCCAGGGCCTCCCCTGCGCCGTGGGACAGCCCTGAGCTCGGCTCCTTTGGCAGCAGCTCATCACTGCAGCACTCTCCTGCTCTCCCCAAAGGCTCTTACCAGTTCGACCCCAATAACTTTGACTCCGTGGATCCCTTTAAGCCCACCAAgaccctcagcagcagcaccacctaCTGCTGCCCCGCGGCTGACAACAGCCTGAATGAGATCCTGGAGTCCCAGACGCTGGAGGAtgagctggagaggagcagaggctCCCCACAGAAGGCCAAATCGCGTCTGATAAC GACTACTGAACAAGTgaaatttctctgttttctgtt GAGCGGCTGCAAGGTGAAGCAGTACGAGACGCCGGCGCTGGTGCTGGATGGCTGTGCTCAG GATGAGGGAACGCTGATCTCAGAGATCCCAGGCATTGCCACTCGGGATGGACACGCCACCGATGAGGAGAAGCTGGCATCCACCACCtgcacacagaaagcagccGGGCTGGAGAAGAAGGGAGAGCCCGAGGATGACCTGGAGTACTTCGAGTGCTCCAACGTCCCCGTGCCGGCGGTGAAGCCCGGCGTGGAGGCAG GCTTAGAGAAGGAGCTCTCCAAGCATACAGACAAGGATGGATCTGTTGCCTTCCCC GGCCATCCCGGGCTGTGCCTGGCAGACAAACCCCCCCCAGCCATCACCAGTGGCAGCAGAAGCGACAGCCCCTTGGACAGCATCTGCCTGAACGCCTCCGAGAAGGCGGCTGTGCTCACACTCATCCGGGAGGAG ATAATCACAAAGGAGATCGAAGCCAACGAGTGGAAGAAGAAGTATGAGGAGAGTCGTCAGGAGGTCCTGGAGATGAG GAAAATTGTGGCCGAGTACGAGAAGACCATTGCCCAGATGATAG AGGATGAGCAGAGGACAAATATGACCTCCCAAAAgaacctgcagcagctcaccaTGGAGAAGGACCAGGCGCTGGCAGACCTCAACTCTGTGGAGAGGTCCCTGTCGGATCTGTTCAGGAGATACGAAAACCTGAAGGGTGTCCTGGAAGGCTTTAAGAAG aatgAAGAAGCCCTGAAGAAGTGTGCCCAGGATTATTTAAACCGTGTCAAGCAAGAGGAGCAGCGATACCAGGCCCTGAAGGTCCACGCGGAGGAGAAGTTGGACAA AGCCAACGAGGAGATCGCCCAGGTGCGCACCAAGGCCAAAGCAGAGAGCGCAGCGCTGCACGCGGGGCTGCGAAAGGAGCAGATGAAGGTGGAGTCCCTGGAGAGAGCCCTGCAGCAGAAG AACCAGGAGATCGAGGAGCTGACCAAGATCTGCGACGAGCTGATCGCGAAGCTGGGCAGGGCAGACTGA
- the TACC1 gene encoding transforming acidic coiled-coil-containing protein 1 isoform X7 codes for MSGGDAADAGVRLTEPEGDALAQESSPCQLQKGKLPSQGSKGGESTESAPSEEPSLPPASDPEQYIEANSSVMAEGCMLQSCPPDPHCLPLSEPGGDPGSQPPEQLPKAEVDATEGGDGVETRRASPRKASRIPASKLTPKRHRRPMEDTEKGLQGPPRASPAPWDSPELGSFGSSSSLQHSPALPKGSYQFDPNNFDSVDPFKPTKTLSSSTTYCCPAADNSLNEILESQTLEDELERSRGSPQKAKSRLITTTEQVKFLCFLLSGCKVKQYETPALVLDGCAQDEGTLISEIPGIATRDGHATDEEKLASTTCTQKAAGLEKKGEPEDDLEYFECSNVPVPAVKPGVEAGLEKELSKHTDKDGSVAFPGHPGLCLADKPPPAITSGSRSDSPLDSICLNASEKAAVLTLIREEIITKEIEANEWKKKYEESRQEVLEMRKIVAEYEKTIAQMIEDEQRTNMTSQKNLQQLTMEKDQALADLNSVERSLSDLFRRYENLKGVLEGFKKNEEALKKCAQDYLNRVKQEEQRYQALKVHAEEKLDKANEEIAQVRTKAKAESAALHAGLRKEQMKVESLERALQQKNQEIEELTKICDELIAKLGRAD; via the exons ATGTCGGGAGGGGACGCGGCTGATGCTGGTGTGAGGCTGACAGAGCCAGAAGGGGATGCTCTGGCACAGGAGAGCTCACCCTGTCAGCTCCAGAAGGGAAAGCTGCCTTCCCAAGGGAGCAAAGGAGGGGAAAGCACGGAGTCTGCCCCCAGCGAGGAGCCTTCATTGCCCCCGGCCTCAGACCCTGAGCAGTACATCGAGGCCAACAGTTCTGTCATGGCAGAGGgctgcatgctgcagagctgcccgccggacccccattgcctcccactGAGTGAGCCTGGGGGGGACCCGGGTTCCCAGcccccagagcagctcccaaAAGCTGAAGTCGATGCCACAGAAGGTGGGGATGGTGTGGAGACACGAAGAGCCTCACCAAGGAAGGCCAGCAGGATCCCGGCCAGCAAGCTGACTCCAAAGAGGCACAGGAGGCCCATGGAGGACACAGAGAAAGGTCTCCAGGGCCCCCCCAGGGCCTCCCCTGCGCCGTGGGACAGCCCTGAGCTCGGCTCCTTTGGCAGCAGCTCATCACTGCAGCACTCTCCTGCTCTCCCCAAAGGCTCTTACCAGTTCGACCCCAATAACTTTGACTCCGTGGATCCCTTTAAGCCCACCAAgaccctcagcagcagcaccacctaCTGCTGCCCCGCGGCTGACAACAGCCTGAATGAGATCCTGGAGTCCCAGACGCTGGAGGAtgagctggagaggagcagaggctCCCCACAGAAGGCCAAATCGCGTCTGATAAC GACTACTGAACAAGTgaaatttctctgttttctgtt GAGCGGCTGCAAGGTGAAGCAGTACGAGACGCCGGCGCTGGTGCTGGATGGCTGTGCTCAG GATGAGGGAACGCTGATCTCAGAGATCCCAGGCATTGCCACTCGGGATGGACACGCCACCGATGAGGAGAAGCTGGCATCCACCACCtgcacacagaaagcagccGGGCTGGAGAAGAAGGGAGAGCCCGAGGATGACCTGGAGTACTTCGAGTGCTCCAACGTCCCCGTGCCGGCGGTGAAGCCCGGCGTGGAGGCAG GCTTAGAGAAGGAGCTCTCCAAGCATACAGACAAGGATGGATCTGTTGCCTTCCCC GGCCATCCCGGGCTGTGCCTGGCAGACAAACCCCCCCCAGCCATCACCAGTGGCAGCAGAAGCGACAGCCCCTTGGACAGCATCTGCCTGAACGCCTCCGAGAAGGCGGCTGTGCTCACACTCATCCGGGAGGAG ATAATCACAAAGGAGATCGAAGCCAACGAGTGGAAGAAGAAGTATGAGGAGAGTCGTCAGGAGGTCCTGGAGATGAG GAAAATTGTGGCCGAGTACGAGAAGACCATTGCCCAGATGATAG AGGATGAGCAGAGGACAAATATGACCTCCCAAAAgaacctgcagcagctcaccaTGGAGAAGGACCAGGCGCTGGCAGACCTCAACTCTGTGGAGAGGTCCCTGTCGGATCTGTTCAGGAGATACGAAAACCTGAAGGGTGTCCTGGAAGGCTTTAAGAAG aatgAAGAAGCCCTGAAGAAGTGTGCCCAGGATTATTTAAACCGTGTCAAGCAAGAGGAGCAGCGATACCAGGCCCTGAAGGTCCACGCGGAGGAGAAGTTGGACAA AGCCAACGAGGAGATCGCCCAGGTGCGCACCAAGGCCAAAGCAGAGAGCGCAGCGCTGCACGCGGGGCTGCGAAAGGAGCAGATGAAGGTGGAGTCCCTGGAGAGAGCCCTGCAGCAGAAG AACCAGGAGATCGAGGAGCTGACCAAGATCTGCGACGAGCTGATCGCGAAGCTGGGCAGGGCAGACTGA
- the LOC121107413 gene encoding uncharacterized protein LOC121107413, whose product MRPARALLAMLPLKTLLALTIVTSLARDGAALRCHKCVASNENDCNKQGSHSCPQYADACSTITAPNSVIKSCSYKSFCDQARRSSGGATLHCCFSDDCNGPRGSRSSGAAMMPHLPCLLAVGLAGTLLLGVP is encoded by the exons ATGCGCCCCGCGCGCGCACTGCTCGCAATGCTGCCCCTGAAGACCCTCCTGGCTCTGACCATCGTCACCTCCCTGGCGCGGGATG GTGCGGCGCTGAGATGCCACAAATGCGTCGCATCCAACGAGAACGACTGCAACAAGCAGGGCTCGCACAGCTGCCCTCAGTACGCGGACGCCTGCTCCACCATCACTGCTCCCA ACAGCGTCATCAAGTCCTGCTCCTACAAGTCCTTCTGTGACCAGGCACGGCGCAGCTCCGGGGGGGccaccctgcactgctgcttcagCGATGACTGCAACGGGCCGCGGGGCTCACGCAGCTCTGGGGCAGCCATGATGCCAcacctgccctgcctgctggcCGTGGGGCTGGCGGGGACACTGCTGCTGGGTGTGCCGTGA